The following DNA comes from bacterium.
GGTCCCGGCTACGGCATCAACGCCGTATGCGTCTATGCAGGAACACTCCATGCCGGGAGTTCCCGCTGGAACGGCTCGGCATGGGTGCAGCACTTTCATGCCAACTCCCACGTGAACGATCTGATGGAGAGCCACGGTTCGTTGGTGGCGACCGGTTCGTTCTCCGTGGCCGGCGGCCAGCCGTCGCACGGGATTGCCGTCTGGGACGGCGAGACGTTCACCAATCCCGACCTGCCCTATATCGACACGCTCCTGGATGCGACCGTCGCCGATGGACAGGCCTACGTTCTCTACAGGACCGACGACGGCAGCAATGATGTCATCAGCTGGGACGGCGCGCAGTGGTTCCACGTCTGCACGGCTCCGGAGCTTTACAGAGGTGTTTACACGCACATCACGGCGGGCGCCGACTGGATCGCCGTGGCGGGCCTTACCGGCAGTTGGGAGGGCACCAATCTATCCGCGCTTTTCACGCGTTGGGATGGGACGACATGGACAGGTCTCGGCCTGGGCTCATTCCGCTGCCCCGAGGCGGCCATGTCGCTCGGAGACGATATCTGGTTCGGCGGGTGGGATTTCAGAGCCGTGGGCGTCGCGAGTCGCGGTGCCATACACTTCGATGCTGGCAATTGGCACGCGCCCACGAGAATCGGCCAGGGCATGGACGGCGTCGCCCGCACCTTCGAAAACTACGAGGGCCGCATGTTCGTGGGCGGCACGTTCTCTGTTACGGGTGGCGTACCCGCCCTGAAGTGCAGCTCCTGGGACGGGGCTTCCTGGAGACCGGAAGACGACTACAGGATGACTTTCTTCCCGATGAACGGAGACAGCTACGTCACGCATCTGCTCGTGCGCGATTATTTCGAGATCATCGGCGAGTACGGCGGGGGGAACGGCACTTTCGCCGGCTTCAGGGGCGATGACGAGTGGTGGTTCGTGATGATCGAAGGAGACCCCAGAGACGTCTACTCGCCGGACATCCCTCATGATCTGAGAATCGACAACACCGGGTCCGCTTACCGCGTGATGTCTTGGGCCGACCAGCAGTGGCACGACATCTCGGGGTTCGGCAGCGGGACAGGCAAAGCGATCGTTCGTTTCGGGGACGAGATCTACATCGGCGGAGATTTCGACACCCTTGGCGAGTTGCCGGTGGATAATATCGCCTTCTGGAACGGTTCGGCCTGGCAAAACCCGGGCGGCGGCCTGCCGGGCAGGGTCAGGGCCTTGTGTGCTTACAACGGGATGGTGATCGCCGGCGGCGAGTTCGGATCGGACATCCCGCTCACTCCCGCCTATATCGCAGCCTGGGACGGCACCGGCTGGCTGGATCTGGAGGCTGACCTGGATGGCCCCGTCACCTGCCTGCTCGCCGCAGAAGACAGATTATATGTCGGTGGCGAGTTCACGCAGGCCGGCGGCCAGCAGGCTGAACATATCACCAGCTATGACGGTCATTGGTCGTCGCTGGATGGCGGCCTGTCGGGCACGCCGGACGCGCTGCATTGGTACGACGGTGCGCTGTACATCTCGGGGGACTTCGATCGCGCGGGAGGCGTGCCTGCGGCCGGGATCGCGCGCTGGGCCGAAGAAGTCGTCGCCAATGAGTTGGTATCTTTCACCATCACGCGGCGCGGAGCTGCGGCCGAGCTGGCCTGGGAGTTTCCTGCGTCGTCGATCACACCGACGGTGAAGATCCATCGTGCCGTGGCACAAGCTCCCCCGCTGTGCCTCGCGGAAATATGCTGTCAAGCGACGGTGAACACCTGGACCGACATTTCTCCTCCTTGCCGAGCAGCAATCTACACGATCAGCGCGACCAGCATAGATGGTATCGATCGTTGCATCGCCACCGCATGGCTGGCGCCCCTCCCCAACACGACGACATCGGCAATCCTGTACCCGGTTCGACCCAATCCCAGCAATCCGATCGTCACGGTCGCTTTCGAGGTGCTCCGGGGTGGCAAAACATGGCTTACCGTGCATGATCTAAGGGGTCGCTTCGTCGCGACTCTGAGCGAAGGCGTCTTACATCCTGGCAGGCATACGGCGATCTGGGACGGCGCAGACGACCAGGGGAAAGACGCACCCTCCTGCATCTATGTCCTGAGATTGCGCAACGGGGACGAGGTCGCATCCAGGAAGCTGATGCTGGCCCGCTGATGTGCATATCCCGGCCGCAAGGTCGAACGGGAAGCCCATCCAGGGCTTCCCGTCCACGGAGTTCCCGACAGTGGGGCGGCTGTCACGGCACCGCGCAGGTCGCAGGTCGCAGGTCCCCAGGGGGGGCGCCGGGCTGCGTCCAGGATTCCTCCGCCGAGTAGACCACTCGGTTGCGGCCACCCTCCTTCGCCGTGTACAGGGCGTCGTCCGCCTTCCTGACCAGGTCCTCCTCCAACCTGATGCGCTCGGGATGATAATTCGCCAGGCCGACGCTGACGGTGACGCGGATGCTCCGGTCGCCGTCCTCGACCGCGCAGGCTTCCACCTCGCTGCGGATCCGTTCGCCGACGGCTTTCGCATCCGACGCGGTGGCGCCGGGCAACACCACCAGGAACTCCTCGCCGCCGTAGCGGATGATCACGTCGCTCTCGCGCAGCACGCCGCGCGCGGCTTTCGTCACGGCGACGAGCACGCGGTCGCCGGCCAGGTGACCATACGTGTCGTTGACCTTCTTGAAGTGGTCGATATCGAACATGGCCACGCCGAGCTTCGTCCCGTCGCGCTCCGCGCGCAGGAACTCGTCGCGCAGCCGTTGCATGCCCAGGCGACGGTTGTAGACGCCCGTCAGGGGATCCAGGGCGGCGATCTTCTGCAGCGTGGTGTGGGTGATGGCGTTGTTGAGCGCCAGCCCCATGCCCTTGGTGAAGAGATCGAGGATCCACATGGAATCCTTGCCGAACATGGTGTCCGACGCGAGCACCACCGCGCCCAGGGCTTTCATCTCGTAAGTGATGGGCTGGACGATGACCTGTCGCGGCTTGAAGTCGCCCACCACGGCGTCGATGGAGATGCTCTTGGGCACGCGCACCGTCTGCATCTGCCCCGTCTCCATGGTGCGGAGCACGCGGTCGTTGCCCAGGATGCTGTCCGTGTCGCTGAACCCGAAGTTGGCGAGGGTCCGCAGTTCGCCTTCGATCATAGCGACCAGGCAGCCCGAGCCCGCTTCCGTCTGCCGCAGCAGCAGATCGACCGCCACCGACGCCAGCTCCCCCAGTTCGAGCTTGCTGGAAAGGGTCTCCGTCTGCTGGGTCGAGGCTTCCTCCAGCTTGTGCGCATGGGTCAGCTGCTTGACCAGCTCGTTGAAGGTCTCGGCCATCTGGCCGATCTCGTCGTCCGAAGCGATCGTCAGCGAGCATGTCTCGGGCGTGCACATGGACCAGTCCTTGGTGAAGGACGCCTCGCGAACGTCTTCGCAGACTTCGCGCATGCGTGTCACCACGCCGTGCAACTCGGGTCGGATCAGGCGCGCGGCCAGGCGGTGGCCGGCGTAACCCGCGGCCGCCCCGGCCGCCACGGTGGCCAGGAAAGTGGTCCAGCGCAGGGCGTGAACGGCGGGCACCCCCATCGCCAGCATCAGGATGGGGAAGACGGTGCCCATGGACAGGCCGGCGATGATCATCCAGACGGCGAGATCCCCGAAGATCGATTCCTTGAAGCGGCGCATGGATCGTCTTTCCTTTGCAGGAAGCCTGATGTCGAACCGAACGTGGTCCCGGTATCGTCTCGGGGTTTTCCCCACTTGAGAGGGGATTACCGGAAAACGCCTTATTTTTACGGTTGGTGAAATCCGACAGTCGGGAATACCCTTCGCAACTATCGGTCCAGGGGGCGGATCCTGGCGAACCTGGCCAGGAAATGACGGCGCTCGCCGTCGGGGAAGTCGATGCTGAGCTTGAGGTTGTCACCACCGCCCTCCACCCGGACCACGGTGCCGACACCCAGCGTCGGGTGGGTGACAAGCTGACCCGGGTGGAAGATCACCACCTCCTGGGATGCCTCCTGGTTCCAGTCGACCGGTGTCGCGCCGGCCCACATCGCGGGATGGCGTACACGGGCCGCCCCGTCCGGCGCTTGCGCGCGGCCGCCGAAGAGTTCGGCCAGCGAGGTACCAGCGACGGGCTCCTCTCCCACGCGCTCGATCAACGCGTCGGGGATCTCGCCGAGAAAACGCGAGGGCAGGCAGAGTTCGCGCTGACCGAAGCGGCGCCGCATGCGCGTGTGCAGCAGGTGGATCCGGCGCTGCGCCCGTGTCAGCGCCACGTAGAAGAGGCGCCGCTCCTCCTCCAGGGCGTCCTCGTCGTCCAGGTTAGAGGCGTGGGGCATGAGGCGCTCCTCCACGCCGGCCACGATGACCACGGGAAACTCCAGCCCCTTGGCCGCGTGGACGGTCATCAGGCGCACCACGCCCTCGTCGTCCCTGATGGTGTCCGCATCGGCCACCAGGGCGGTCTGTGCGAGGAACTGGCCCAGGTCGCCGCCGTCGCTGGCCTCGTGGAAGGCGTAGGCGCCGTTGACGAGCTCGGCGACGTTCTCGTTGCGGGCGGACGCCGTGAGGGGATCGTCGCGCTCCAGGTGGCGCACGAAATCGACGTCCTCGATCACGCGCTCCACCAGCTCCGGGACGGAGAGACCCGCGAGCATCGCCCGCCAGCCGGTGACCATCTCGAAAAAGGCCCGGATGCGTTCGCAGGCGGGACGGTTGAGATCCTGCTCCAGCAGATGAGGCCGGGCCGCCGCCTCGCCCAGGGTGCATCCCTCGCGTTCGGCCAGGGCGAGCAGCCGGGCGGCCGAGGCGTCGCCGATGCGCCGCCTGGGCACGTTGAGCACCCTCAGGGCGGCGAGCGCGTCGTGGGGATTGTTGACCAGCTTCAGGTAGGCGAGCACGTCGCGCACTTCGCGACGTTCGTAGAAGGCCGTGGCACCGACTATCTGGTAGGGGACATTCGCCAGACGCAGCGAATCCTCCAGGGCGCGGCTCTGCGCGTTGGTCCGGTAGAGCACCGTCACATCGCCGCGACGCCGCCCGCGCCCGATCTCCTCCCGCACGATCTCCACCAGGCGCGCCGCCTCGTCCTCCTCGTCCCCGAGCAGTTCCTCGCGCAGCGGGTCGCCGGCCGCGCCTGCGGTCCAGAGGTTCTTGCCCTTGCGGCGCAGGTTGTGGGCGATGGCGGCGTTGGCGGCGTCGAGGATCATGCCGGTGCTGCGGTAGTTCTGTTCGAGACGCACCAGCCGCGTGCCCGGGAAGTACTGCTCGAAATCGAGCATGTTCTCGATGCGGGCCCCGCGCCACGAGTAGATCGACTGGTCGTCGTCGCCCACGGCGAAAATGTTGCCGTGCACCGAGGACAGGGCCTTGACGAGGATGAGCTGCAGGGAGTTGGTGTCCTGGAACTCGTCCACCAGCACGTGACGGAAGCGGGACGCGTACTTCTCGCGCACCGCGTCGTGCTCCTCCAGCAGATGCACCGTCTTGAGGATCAGGTCGTCGAAATCGCAGGCGTTGCTGTCCCGCAGCCCCTGCTCGTAGGCGGCGTACACGGACGCCGCCTTCTCCTCGCGGAAGTCGGCGGCTTCGCGGCCGGCGCTCTCGGGTGGAAGGTCCTCGTTCTTCCAGCGGCTGATCACCGTGCGCAGCATGTTCGGGGCATACTGCTTGACGTCCACGCCCGCAGCGGCGGCCACCTTGCGGATCAGCCGCGTGCTGTCGTCGGTGTCGTAGATCGAAAACGACGGATCCAGGCCTATCGCGGCGCCGTCGCTGCGCAGGATGCGCACGCCGGTCGCGTGGAAGGTGCCGATCCACCCGGGCGCGCGGCCTTCTCCCACCAGCCCGTCCACGCGCTCGCGCATCTCGCGGGCGGCCTTGTTCGTGAAGGTGAACGCCAGGATCTCCCAGGGATCGCAGCGCCGCTGCGCCAGCAGCCAGGCGATCCGGGTGGTGAGCACGCGCGTCTTGCCGGTGCCCGCGCCGGCGACCACGAGCAACGGTCCGTCCGGCGCCGTCACGGCCTCGCATTGACGTTCGTTGAGGGTGGTCAGGTCCATCCGGTGTTCGTCCAAACGCAGCTCAGAATTCCGGGCCTATGCTGAAGTGGAACTCGGTCCGTCCCGCGTCGCGCAGGTCGGTGCGGCGGCCCCAGTCGAATTTCAGGGGGATGAAGCCGAGGCGGGTTCTTATACCAATTCCGTAGGCTCCACGCAAGTCCCTCATGCCCCAGCGTCCCGTCGCGTCGTCGCCGAAGGGCCGGAAGCGGTCGGTCCAGGCCGCGCCGGCGTCGAAGAACAGCGTGGCGCCGATGGGGCCGAAGCCCCATCGCGTCGGCCAGCCGAAGATGAGCGCGTCCAGCAGGGGCAGACGGTACTCGAGGTTCATCAGGGCGATCTTCGGGCCCGCCAGATGCGAGATGTCCTGGTAATCGTAGAAGTCGTAGCCGCGCAGCGTGAACGGGCCACCCAGGACGAAGGCGCGCGCGTCGTCGCCGAAGCTGCCGGCGCCCATCAGGCGCAGGGCGAAGCTGTTGCGTCGCCAGGGCAGCCAGTAGTGCCGGTAGTCGAAGACGGCCGTCCGGCGCGAGAGCGTGTTCCCTCCCACCGGGAGCGAGGGCGCGAACTGCACCAGCAGGCGACCGCCGGTCACCGGCCCGTAATCGCCGTAGAAGGCGCTGTCGTGCACGAAGGTCAGCATGGGTTGCAGCAGGCGGTACGTCCGCTTGTCGGCCTCGGCCAGGTAGATCCCGGTGGGATCGAGGCGGTAGCTGGTCTGCTCGGAGGCGAGGGCCTGCAATTCCAGGCTGACGCGCCGGAAGGTGCTGAAGGGGTAAGCGGCGAAGGCGTAGAGGCCGTAATTGCGCTCGCTGAAGAAGGTATCGTGGGGCAGGACCTCGCCCACGCTGGTCAGCACCGTGTTGTAGTAGTTCTTGTAGTGGAACAGTCCGGCGCCCAGATCGATCCGGCGCTTGAGGAAGGCGTAGGACGCGGCGAGATCGCTGTCGCTGAACGAGCCGTAGACGTTCACCAGGAAGGACATGCGGTGGTCGCCGAGCAGGTCGCTGAGATGGATCTCGTTGGCCATGGCCAGCCCGGCCTGGGGCGAGAAGAAGACGGCTCCTCCCTGCAGCGCGCCGCTCATGTCCACCGAGAAGCGCGGATGGTACTCTCGCACTTCCCCCACCACGTCCGGATCGCGTGTGGGCGGCGGTCCGCCGACACGCCCGGCCGACGCCGGCGGAGAGAGCGGGATCGGTGCGGGCCGGCTGCCGCCGGGCTCCCGCTGCGACCACTCACCGTAGACGTCGGCACAGTAGATGTCCCAGCCGCCCCGGTGGAAGGCCCCGAAGACGAGTCGGTCGGCACCCGGGGCGTAGCTGGGCTGTGAAACGCCGCCGGCGACGTTGGTCAAAACGCGCACCGAGTCGACGTGGGCACCGGACGGCGAGAGTTGCAGGGCCGCCAGGTTGTCTATGCCGCGTTCGTCGGCCACCACGCAGAGGGAACGCCCGCCGGTCCAGACCGGGTCGCGCCAGGAGCCGGCACCGGGACGCAGGCTGCGGCGCTCGCCGCCGAAGGGATCCAGGAAAACCAGGTCGGAGGGTTGTTCGTGCCAAGCGGCGAGCGTGTCGTCATCCCCGCGGTAGCGGGCCCAGAGCAGCCGGCGCTCGCCGTCCGGATCTATCTCGAACTCGTAGATCACCTCCGCGCATGGATTGTGCGAGAAGGCGAGCAGGGCGCCGTCCGGCGACCAGGCCGGCGAAGCCTCGTCGCCGGCGTCGTCGGTGACGCGGATCAGGGCCGCCCCGCCGTCCAGTGCGCGCACGGCCAGGGGGCGCGTCACTCCCGGCGTCTCGCCGCGGCGGAGGTCCAGGAGGTAGAGGTCGGTGCGCCCGGCGATCGTGCCTACCAGCGCGATCCAGCGGCCGTCCGGCGACCAGGCCGGCGACGTGGCGCCGTCGAGCCCGAGACGCAGCGAGCGGGTCACCCGGCCCGAAGCCACGTCGATGGTGTGCAACGTCTCGGCGTTCCCGCTGCGGGCGACGAAGACCACCTCGCGGCCGTCGGGCGAGAAGCTGATGTCGCTCTGGAAGGCGCGCAGGCTCTCGAAACGATCCGCACGGTAGCCCTGGGCGAGGCGACGCAGCACCTTGCCGTCGAGTGCCGACATCAGGTAGAGGCTGACCAGCCCGTCGCGGTCGGAGAAGAAGGCGATGTGTTCCCCGTCCGGCGAGATGGCGGGCCGGTGATTGAAGCCGATCTTCTCCTCGACGTGATCGGTGAGTCGCCTCGCGGCCGTGTCGGGAGCCTCCAGATCGCCGTAGGCGGGCCAGTAGCGGCGGCGCATCTCGAGCTGGAACTCGCGGTCCAGATCCTCGCGGTCCAGGCCGAGAGAGTAGCTGACCGTCCGGTCCATGCTGCGCGAGCGCGCCAGGGTGCGCCACATCTCCACCAGCTTCTGCTCGTCGTACTGTTCCGAGATCATGCGCGCAGCAGCCTGGCCCTGCTTGTAGACCATGAATCCGCCGACCTGCGAGAGGGGCCAGAGGTAGTCGTTGGTCGTGGCGTCGCGGATGTACATGTCCGCCTCGGCGTCCCAGCCGCTGCTGTACCACTCGGCCACTCCTTCGGCGAACCACAGCGGTATGTTGAAGAAGGGCGAGCGTGGCATGGTGCGACGCGAACTGCCGAACACCATGTCGAACATGAAGACATGCACCATCTCGTGACGGATCACGTGCACGAAATCGGCGTGCGACCCCGCGTAGGGCAGCACCATGCGGTTGCGCACCGGTTCGGTGAAACCGCCGGTGCCCTCCCCCAGCATCTCGTCGGAGATGTTGGTCTGGGCGAAGGCGGTGTGAGAGGCGTAGAGGATGAACGGAATCCGGGTCTCCAGCTCGTGGTCCAGACGGTCCGCATATTCCCGGTAGGTCCGTTCGGCGACGATGCTGGCGCGGACCGCGAGCTCCTCGGCGTCCGAGGCGTGCGTGATCTCGAAGTGGGGCGTGACCAGCACCCGCCAGTCCACGTTCCGGGTCTGGACCTTGTTGCGCCCGAAGTAGTAGGCGTCGGCGGCACCTGGCGCCAGGCAGACGGCTGCGGCGAGCATCGTCGCCGCCAGGATCCTGCGTAGGCGGTGTCGTCGATTCATGGGTCCCCTCAGTACTCGAAGCGGTACTTCATGTCGATGCTGTAGGTGGTGTTGCCGAGCGCCTCGTCCAGCCGCCGGCTGATCTCCGACTGCAACAGCAGGTGGTTGGTGATCTGGTACTCGACCAGCACCTCGCGGTCCTGGTCCGTCACGGCCTGGGCGAACTTGACGTACAGGTCGCGCCCGATGTACTTGCCGACCCCGATCAGGGTCTGGGTCGTGCCGTCCTCGCGCACGCGCCCGCTCTCGATGTCGAAGGTGTCCACGAGATCGAGTTCGGCGGCCACCTCGCGCTCGAGCAGGTTGAAGCCGGCCGCCATGGTGCCCTGGCGGATGGCGGAGTTGGTCTGGGTGTCGGTGGCATGGGGGGACAGGCCCAGCAGCATGCGTTCGATGTTCGAGCGCGCATAGCCGCTCTCGGAGCTGAAGTCCACGACGGGGGTCATGGCCGAGCCGGTGACCTCGACCCAGATCTTCTCCAGGCGGCGCGTACCGCCGTCGCTCGCCGGCAGGCGGACGCTGGTCTCCGCGGTCATGTCTATCGTGGGGATCACCCCCACCTCCTGGCTGAAGTCCAGGTTTCCGCGGGTCACCTTGAAATCGTTGTTGAAGACGGGCAGGTGACCCCTGTCGATGGCCATGGTCCCGCGCAGGTACATGCCGTCCAGATCGCGGACCAGTCTCACGTCGCCGCCCAGGTCCAGCTCCATGGTGCGGTTGACGATCCGGCCGCTGCTGCGCGGTGCGCGCAGGTTGAGATCCGCCAGCCAATCGGGCGCCACGGTGCCGACGCGGGGATCGCTCAGGGACGGCTGCTCGGAAAAATCGCCCACGTAGCGGGCCTCGATCACCTCGAGGTTACCCGTGAACCTGGGCACGATGAGGCTGTCCGGACCGACCTTCACGCTGGTCAGCGCCACCTCGTCGCTGCGCACCAGGGCCCGCAATTCCGGGATCGACGCCACCAGGAAGCGGTCGGCGGAGAGCCGTACGTCGAATCCCTCTAGTTCGAGGCCGGCGAAGGTCATGGTGCCGCTGCCGGCCAGGACGCCGCGCTCGCCCTCGTGCCCGCGAATGTCCGTGAGGGTGAGGACGTCGCCCTGCCAGCTGCCGTCGCAGGATATGTCCCGGTAGACCTCGCTCAGGCCCCGTATGACGCACGAGGCGCCGCGCGCCTCGACGCTGCCTGAATAATAGGGATGCTCGGCCTTTCCCGAAACGACGAGATCCAGACCGCCCCGCCCCCCCGTCTCCACGAAGGCATTGCAGATGCGCGCCAGGTCCGTGAGGTCGGAGTCGCGCGGGATGCTCACACGCATGTAGAAGGGTCCGTCGAGGGGCGAGACCGGCTCGGTGTGCAGGTCCAGCTCCAGGGGGACCTCGATACGGCCGGTCAGGGCGAGGTTCCCCCGGTGGCCGCGCAGGCCGCCCAGGGTGAGCTGGCCATCGGCATAGCCCAACGACCCCCGCAGCTCGTCCAGATGCAGCCAGTGCACGTCGAACGGCGTGCTGGTGATCCCGCCCGCGATCACGGGCCGGTAGGTGGTGCCGCCGAGATCCAGGCTGCCGTCGAAGGTGCCCGCGATGCGGTCCAGGGACGGGATGCCGAACTGGTCGATGAACGCCCAGTCGCCGTCGGTGATGTCGAGATGCAGGACCAGTTCCGCCCCCGGCCAGAACTCCTCGGGGTCGACGCCGGAATGCGAGACGAGACCGGAGACCTCGACCCGGCCGAAGTCGCTGTGCAGATCGAGACTGCGGATGTCGAGGTTGTCGTCGTAGAAGAGGGCCGCGACGGTGAGGCTGTCGATCGTGGCCAGCGGCAGGACGCAGTCGTCGAGCCGGGCCTCGAGACCCAGGAGCGGCTCGTAGGGCGTGCCGCCGAGGGACAGGGTGGCGGTCAACTCGCCGTTCAGCGATGCGCCCGCGGTCAGGAAGGAGTTCACCAGGTCGAGATCGACATGGTCGAGGACGACCTCGCCGTCAAGGTTGTCGCCGGGCTCGTCCCAGACCGCGAAACCGTGCAGCGCCCCCCAGTCTGAGACCAGGGAAGCCTGCTCCAGCCTGAAGAAGCCGTCCCCCGTGCGGAAGCGGACGGCATCCGCCAGCTGCCAGCTGTTCCCCTCGAGCATGAACTCCAGCCGCGGCAGGTAATAGCTGGCGCCGTCGGGGCCGTACTCGACCTGGCCGCGGAAGCTGAGGGTCGTGTCTCCGTGCTGGGAGCGGAAGTGGTGCAGGACGGCAGCCTGCGAGGTCGCCACGCCTCCCGTCGTGAACGAGCCCAGCTCCACGCCCGCGCAGCGCAGCGAGCGCCCGGCCAGTTCCGCGGAGACCTC
Coding sequences within:
- a CDS encoding DUF2271 domain-containing protein — its product is MKLSIVIVLLAGSLSIALGGQWDDRFFMTGFDGPARAICAYADGYVLGGDFAYAGDVHVDHIAYFDGQEWHPLGDGLNGSVRDIVVWNGDLIAAGVFTASGDTEVAYVARWDGTAWEPVGNGPGYGINAVCVYAGTLHAGSSRWNGSAWVQHFHANSHVNDLMESHGSLVATGSFSVAGGQPSHGIAVWDGETFTNPDLPYIDTLLDATVADGQAYVLYRTDDGSNDVISWDGAQWFHVCTAPELYRGVYTHITAGADWIAVAGLTGSWEGTNLSALFTRWDGTTWTGLGLGSFRCPEAAMSLGDDIWFGGWDFRAVGVASRGAIHFDAGNWHAPTRIGQGMDGVARTFENYEGRMFVGGTFSVTGGVPALKCSSWDGASWRPEDDYRMTFFPMNGDSYVTHLLVRDYFEIIGEYGGGNGTFAGFRGDDEWWFVMIEGDPRDVYSPDIPHDLRIDNTGSAYRVMSWADQQWHDISGFGSGTGKAIVRFGDEIYIGGDFDTLGELPVDNIAFWNGSAWQNPGGGLPGRVRALCAYNGMVIAGGEFGSDIPLTPAYIAAWDGTGWLDLEADLDGPVTCLLAAEDRLYVGGEFTQAGGQQAEHITSYDGHWSSLDGGLSGTPDALHWYDGALYISGDFDRAGGVPAAGIARWAEEVVANELVSFTITRRGAAAELAWEFPASSITPTVKIHRAVAQAPPLCLAEICCQATVNTWTDISPPCRAAIYTISATSIDGIDRCIATAWLAPLPNTTTSAILYPVRPNPSNPIVTVAFEVLRGGKTWLTVHDLRGRFVATLSEGVLHPGRHTAIWDGADDQGKDAPSCIYVLRLRNGDEVASRKLMLAR
- a CDS encoding BamA/TamA family outer membrane protein, giving the protein MNRRHRLRRILAATMLAAAVCLAPGAADAYYFGRNKVQTRNVDWRVLVTPHFEITHASDAEELAVRASIVAERTYREYADRLDHELETRIPFILYASHTAFAQTNISDEMLGEGTGGFTEPVRNRMVLPYAGSHADFVHVIRHEMVHVFMFDMVFGSSRRTMPRSPFFNIPLWFAEGVAEWYSSGWDAEADMYIRDATTNDYLWPLSQVGGFMVYKQGQAAARMISEQYDEQKLVEMWRTLARSRSMDRTVSYSLGLDREDLDREFQLEMRRRYWPAYGDLEAPDTAARRLTDHVEEKIGFNHRPAISPDGEHIAFFSDRDGLVSLYLMSALDGKVLRRLAQGYRADRFESLRAFQSDISFSPDGREVVFVARSGNAETLHTIDVASGRVTRSLRLGLDGATSPAWSPDGRWIALVGTIAGRTDLYLLDLRRGETPGVTRPLAVRALDGGAALIRVTDDAGDEASPAWSPDGALLAFSHNPCAEVIYEFEIDPDGERRLLWARYRGDDDTLAAWHEQPSDLVFLDPFGGERRSLRPGAGSWRDPVWTGGRSLCVVADERGIDNLAALQLSPSGAHVDSVRVLTNVAGGVSQPSYAPGADRLVFGAFHRGGWDIYCADVYGEWSQREPGGSRPAPIPLSPPASAGRVGGPPPTRDPDVVGEVREYHPRFSVDMSGALQGGAVFFSPQAGLAMANEIHLSDLLGDHRMSFLVNVYGSFSDSDLAASYAFLKRRIDLGAGLFHYKNYYNTVLTSVGEVLPHDTFFSERNYGLYAFAAYPFSTFRRVSLELQALASEQTSYRLDPTGIYLAEADKRTYRLLQPMLTFVHDSAFYGDYGPVTGGRLLVQFAPSLPVGGNTLSRRTAVFDYRHYWLPWRRNSFALRLMGAGSFGDDARAFVLGGPFTLRGYDFYDYQDISHLAGPKIALMNLEYRLPLLDALIFGWPTRWGFGPIGATLFFDAGAAWTDRFRPFGDDATGRWGMRDLRGAYGIGIRTRLGFIPLKFDWGRRTDLRDAGRTEFHFSIGPEF
- a CDS encoding diguanylate cyclase translates to MRRFKESIFGDLAVWMIIAGLSMGTVFPILMLAMGVPAVHALRWTTFLATVAAGAAAGYAGHRLAARLIRPELHGVVTRMREVCEDVREASFTKDWSMCTPETCSLTIASDDEIGQMAETFNELVKQLTHAHKLEEASTQQTETLSSKLELGELASVAVDLLLRQTEAGSGCLVAMIEGELRTLANFGFSDTDSILGNDRVLRTMETGQMQTVRVPKSISIDAVVGDFKPRQVIVQPITYEMKALGAVVLASDTMFGKDSMWILDLFTKGMGLALNNAITHTTLQKIAALDPLTGVYNRRLGMQRLRDEFLRAERDGTKLGVAMFDIDHFKKVNDTYGHLAGDRVLVAVTKAARGVLRESDVIIRYGGEEFLVVLPGATASDAKAVGERIRSEVEACAVEDGDRSIRVTVSVGLANYHPERIRLEEDLVRKADDALYTAKEGGRNRVVYSAEESWTQPGAPPGDLRPATCAVP
- a CDS encoding UvrD-helicase domain-containing protein, with amino-acid sequence MDLTTLNERQCEAVTAPDGPLLVVAGAGTGKTRVLTTRIAWLLAQRRCDPWEILAFTFTNKAAREMRERVDGLVGEGRAPGWIGTFHATGVRILRSDGAAIGLDPSFSIYDTDDSTRLIRKVAAAAGVDVKQYAPNMLRTVISRWKNEDLPPESAGREAADFREEKAASVYAAYEQGLRDSNACDFDDLILKTVHLLEEHDAVREKYASRFRHVLVDEFQDTNSLQLILVKALSSVHGNIFAVGDDDQSIYSWRGARIENMLDFEQYFPGTRLVRLEQNYRSTGMILDAANAAIAHNLRRKGKNLWTAGAAGDPLREELLGDEEDEAARLVEIVREEIGRGRRRGDVTVLYRTNAQSRALEDSLRLANVPYQIVGATAFYERREVRDVLAYLKLVNNPHDALAALRVLNVPRRRIGDASAARLLALAEREGCTLGEAAARPHLLEQDLNRPACERIRAFFEMVTGWRAMLAGLSVPELVERVIEDVDFVRHLERDDPLTASARNENVAELVNGAYAFHEASDGGDLGQFLAQTALVADADTIRDDEGVVRLMTVHAAKGLEFPVVIVAGVEERLMPHASNLDDEDALEEERRLFYVALTRAQRRIHLLHTRMRRRFGQRELCLPSRFLGEIPDALIERVGEEPVAGTSLAELFGGRAQAPDGAARVRHPAMWAGATPVDWNQEASQEVVIFHPGQLVTHPTLGVGTVVRVEGGGDNLKLSIDFPDGERRHFLARFARIRPLDR